In one Rutidosis leptorrhynchoides isolate AG116_Rl617_1_P2 chromosome 8, CSIRO_AGI_Rlap_v1, whole genome shotgun sequence genomic region, the following are encoded:
- the LOC139863584 gene encoding uncharacterized protein: protein MDSDSSSSYVYDSWCFGYLSGVISFCNITREGFNAAAKVSFLLTSTGWNWPSSWAHKYRLLASIEKLDRSQIDQVFQKLTDGSLGVFSSRNAWESLHPKASSVSWFSVVWFGHNIPDHAFTAWLLIGEKL from the coding sequence ATGGACAGTGATTCTTCGTCAAGCTATGTTTATGATTCGTGGTGTTTTGGCTATCTAAGTGGAGTAATTTCGTTTTGTAATATCACTAGAGAGGGTTTTAATGCTGCAGCTAAGGTGAGTTTTTTGCTTACCTCCACGGGTTGGAATTGGCCATCTTCATGGGCACATAAATACCGGTTACTTGCTTCCATTGAAAAGCTGGATAGATCCCAGATTGATCAAGTCTTCCAGAAATTAACGGATGGTAGCTTGGGCGTGTTTTCATCAAGAAATGCTTGGGAATCTCTTCATCCAAAAGCCTCATCAGTTTCATGGTTCTCGGTGGTCTGGTTCGGTCATAACATTCCTGATCATGCATTTACGGCATGGCTTTTGATAGGCGAAAAGCTTTAG
- the LOC139863585 gene encoding uncharacterized protein → MSPYLFMLIMKVLTFLIKLNVHDSEVFRYHCMCEEKEIVIVCFADDLFLFSYANTDSVKLISESLNDFKDCTLPVRYLGVPLASSALYVKDCKVLVDRVKQRVEIWKNKLLSFVRRLQLINSVLSSLQVHWSSVFLLLDTIIQDIERILRWFLWCQGELKCEKAKVK, encoded by the exons ATGTCTCCTTATTTGTTTATGCTTATCATGAAAGTTTTAACTTTCTTGATAAAGCTAAATGTTCATGATTCAGAGGTTTTTAGGTACCATTGCATGTGTGAAGAGAAAGAAATTGTGATTGTCTGTTTTGCAGATGACCTTTTCTTATTTTCGTATGCTAATACTGATTCTGTGAAGCTTATTTCAGAATCTCTTAATGATTTTAAAGATT GCACGTTGCCAGTTCGGTATCTTGGGGTGCCGCTTGCATCATCGGCCTTATATGTCAAGGATTGCAAAGTTTTGGTTGATAGGGTGAAACAACGGGTCGAGATTTGGAAAAATAAGTTATTATCTTTTGTCAGAAGATTACAACTTATCAATTCAGTACTATCATCTTTACAGGTTCATTGGTCTTCGGTGTTCTTATTATTGGATACTATAATCCAGGATATTGAGAGAATTTTGCGCTGGTTTTTATGGTGTCAAGGAGAGCTGAAATGTGAAAAAGCTAAAGTAAAGTGA